A stretch of the Myxosarcina sp. GI1 genome encodes the following:
- a CDS encoding glycosyltransferase encodes MILVTVGTEKFPLNRLMNWIDQLIAQNLLQPEQEEIIIQYGSCTIVPNKVKGYSVLDACEFERLVDKARLIIAHCGEGTIDLLANLTKPFILVPRTSKFQEHVDDHQLELAEQLAQQGIPIANSPKDLAEFLASPQAAKINISPAQYYEQASFLLEEEFETSAVLEDLTKELIGDFVPAFA; translated from the coding sequence ATGATTTTAGTTACCGTTGGCACCGAAAAATTTCCTCTAAATCGTTTGATGAATTGGATCGACCAACTAATTGCACAAAATTTACTCCAACCAGAACAAGAAGAAATCATTATTCAGTATGGCTCTTGCACCATCGTACCTAACAAAGTAAAAGGTTATTCTGTATTAGACGCATGCGAATTTGAGCGTTTGGTTGACAAAGCTCGTTTAATTATCGCTCACTGTGGCGAAGGAACTATCGATTTACTTGCCAACCTTACCAAGCCTTTTATTTTAGTTCCTCGCACTAGTAAATTTCAAGAACATGTTGATGACCATCAACTAGAACTAGCAGAACAACTAGCCCAGCAAGGAATTCCTATTGCTAACTCTCCAAAAGACTTAGCAGAATTTTTAGCCTCACCTCAAGCAGCAAAAATAAATATTTCTCCAGCCCAATATTACGAGCAAGCTAGTTTTCTTTTAGAAGAAGAATTTGAAACTAGTGCTGTATTAGAAGATTTAACCAAAGAACTAATTGGCGATTTTGTTCCTGCCTTTGCTTAA
- a CDS encoding STAS domain-containing protein, with protein MTHTTTTNNFTLTHLNNTCLIRMPSRFTFIENNSLKQLFEQISNSGKLVTKMILDLGQTTFIDSAGLVGLCQILRLAKENNIGLTFLSFSPQVNIVLSLAGLESVFPLEETAKDIVELKSEKQTPIPVTVFAH; from the coding sequence ATGACTCATACAACCACTACCAACAACTTTACACTAACGCATTTAAACAACACTTGTTTAATACGTATGCCATCTAGATTTACTTTTATAGAAAATAATAGTTTGAAGCAACTATTCGAGCAAATATCTAACTCTGGTAAACTGGTAACCAAAATGATTCTCGACCTCGGACAAACTACTTTTATTGATAGTGCTGGTTTAGTTGGTTTATGTCAAATTTTACGTCTTGCTAAAGAAAATAATATTGGCTTAACTTTTTTAAGCTTCTCTCCTCAAGTAAATATAGTTTTGTCTCTAGCAGGATTGGAATCTGTTTTTCCACTTGAAGAAACTGCTAAAGACATTGTCGAGCTTAAAAGCGAAAAGCAAACACCTATTCCTGTAACTGTTTTTGCTCACTGA